The following coding sequences lie in one Sulfuricurvum sp. genomic window:
- a CDS encoding Tfp pilus assembly protein FimT/FimU produces MKRFAFTMLELVFVIIIIGILAVLAMPNFTTNPLQNATDQVASHIRYTQHLAMVDDIYNPSQVHWYYARPQISFRSCGATGGTYYYIGKDEDLSGPSNIAADEAAIDPLSGKKMYWLNGECDPATYPDRDPNLLLTNKFNVTATSNCGSTISFDNLGRPYDTFDSNIPTAGLLTSDCNITLTHNDGTSVITIHPETGYVSVSYN; encoded by the coding sequence ATGAAACGTTTTGCCTTTACCATGCTTGAATTAGTCTTTGTTATTATAATAATAGGTATTTTAGCAGTTTTGGCAATGCCAAATTTCACTACTAATCCTCTTCAAAATGCTACTGATCAAGTTGCCAGTCATATCCGATACACACAACATTTGGCTATGGTTGATGATATTTATAATCCTTCACAGGTTCATTGGTATTATGCGAGACCTCAAATAAGTTTTAGAAGTTGTGGTGCAACTGGAGGTACTTATTATTATATTGGAAAAGATGAAGATTTGAGTGGTCCGAGTAATATTGCAGCAGATGAAGCAGCAATTGATCCTTTATCCGGTAAAAAAATGTATTGGTTGAATGGCGAATGTGATCCTGCTACATATCCTGATCGTGATCCAAATCTTTTATTGACTAATAAGTTTAATGTAACGGCAACTTCTAATTGCGGGTCAACAATTTCTTTTGATAATCTAGGTAGACCATATGATACTTTTGATAGTAATATTCCTACTGCAGGATTGTTAACAAGTGACTGTAATATTACACTTACCCATAATGATGGTACATCTGTGATCACAATCCATCCCGAAACTGGCTATGTATCGGTCAGCTACAATTAA
- a CDS encoding citrate/2-methylcitrate synthase has protein sequence MGALFTKDTQAIFWNNNASAIQRMLDYDYVINRAKPSVAAIVAPTSGNKFEKFFYGPDEVMVPVFRNTTEAAAAFPNADVLLNFGSFRTAYDVTMEAIAIKGQFKTIMVTAEGIPERLARKMNQAARDAGVVVIGPATVGGIAPGGFKIANVGGTIENIINSKLHRAGSCGLVTRSGGLFNELSNIISINADGIAEGVAIGGDRFVGSVFIDNLLRMESNPEVKYMVLLGEVGGTEEYKVIEAVKSGKIKKPIIAWCIGTIAKHFSSGVQFGHAGASANADAETAAAKNEAMAAAGIYVPASFNDLPHTIAEVYGKLRAEGTIGEIVEPELRSVPKVRRKKEFICTISDDRGDEATYAGYPISSVATPETGFGIGDVISLLWFKKRYPKWATDYLETVIKTVADHGPAVSGAHNAKVTARAGKDVISSLVTGLLTIGPRFGGAIDDAAKYFKYANDRGMSPAEFIDYMKKEGKTISGIGHRIKSVRNPDLRVSGLKKYAAEHFPATPLLDFALEVEKLTTSKKDNLILNVDGTIGILMVDMWRALGYSEEEIDGFIEAGALNAFFVVGRSIGFIGHILDEKRLGMPMYRHPTDDILYNVELADEI, from the coding sequence ATGGGTGCTTTATTTACCAAAGATACACAAGCAATTTTTTGGAACAACAACGCGAGCGCTATCCAACGTATGTTGGATTATGACTATGTTATCAACCGTGCTAAACCATCGGTTGCGGCTATCGTTGCTCCTACATCAGGAAATAAATTCGAGAAATTTTTCTACGGTCCTGATGAAGTTATGGTTCCAGTTTTTCGTAATACAACTGAAGCGGCTGCTGCATTTCCAAATGCAGACGTTTTATTAAACTTCGGTTCGTTCCGAACGGCGTACGATGTTACAATGGAAGCTATCGCGATCAAAGGACAATTCAAAACAATTATGGTCACGGCTGAGGGTATTCCTGAACGTTTGGCTCGTAAAATGAACCAAGCGGCTCGTGACGCGGGTGTTGTTGTTATCGGACCGGCAACGGTCGGCGGTATTGCTCCGGGCGGATTTAAAATCGCTAACGTCGGCGGAACGATTGAAAATATCATTAACTCTAAACTTCACCGTGCCGGTTCATGCGGACTTGTAACCCGTTCAGGCGGTTTGTTCAATGAACTTTCAAACATCATCTCTATCAATGCTGATGGTATTGCAGAGGGTGTTGCTATCGGCGGTGACCGATTTGTTGGTTCTGTATTCATTGACAATCTTCTTCGTATGGAGAGCAACCCTGAAGTAAAATACATGGTTCTTCTCGGTGAAGTAGGGGGTACTGAAGAGTACAAAGTGATTGAAGCGGTAAAATCGGGTAAAATCAAAAAACCGATTATCGCATGGTGTATCGGTACTATTGCTAAACATTTCAGCTCAGGTGTCCAATTCGGTCATGCGGGTGCTTCTGCAAATGCGGATGCTGAAACGGCAGCGGCTAAAAATGAAGCGATGGCAGCAGCGGGTATTTACGTTCCGGCAAGCTTTAACGATCTTCCGCACACAATCGCGGAAGTGTACGGAAAACTTCGTGCGGAGGGAACAATCGGTGAAATCGTTGAACCTGAATTGCGCTCAGTACCAAAAGTACGTCGTAAAAAAGAGTTCATTTGTACTATCTCTGATGACCGCGGTGATGAAGCAACGTATGCGGGATACCCGATCAGTTCAGTTGCAACTCCGGAAACCGGATTCGGTATCGGTGATGTCATTTCACTTCTTTGGTTCAAAAAACGTTATCCGAAATGGGCAACCGATTATCTTGAAACGGTTATTAAAACCGTTGCCGATCACGGTCCTGCCGTATCGGGTGCACACAATGCAAAAGTTACCGCACGTGCAGGTAAAGACGTTATCAGTTCATTGGTTACCGGTTTGCTTACTATTGGGCCGCGTTTCGGTGGAGCGATCGATGATGCGGCAAAATATTTCAAATACGCGAATGACCGTGGTATGAGCCCGGCTGAATTTATCGATTATATGAAAAAAGAGGGTAAAACCATTTCAGGTATCGGTCACCGTATCAAATCGGTCCGTAACCCTGACCTTCGCGTATCGGGATTGAAAAAATATGCGGCTGAGCATTTCCCGGCTACTCCGTTGCTTGATTTTGCTCTAGAAGTTGAAAAATTGACAACATCTAAAAAAGATAACTTGATCTTGAACGTTGACGGTACGATCGGTATCTTGATGGTTGATATGTGGCGTGCACTCGGATACTCTGAAGAAGAGATCGATGGGTTTATCGAAGCGGGTGCATTGAACGCATTCTTCGTAGTCGGTCGCTCTATCGGATTTATCGGTCATATCTTGGATGAAAAACGCCTCGGTATGCCGATGTATCGTCATCCGACAGACGATATCCTCTATAACGTCGAACTTGCTGACGAAATTTAA